A stretch of the Archangium violaceum genome encodes the following:
- a CDS encoding PQQ-dependent sugar dehydrogenase yields the protein MRSSLVTSLLLLLWCSPSWAAVPEGFSETSYTSSELTPATSMAWAPDGSGRLFITLKNGVVRTVAMKNGALETQAGTNTPVSSVFATEPAIYTNSECGLIGIAFDPNYVVNRYVYFFVTVSSTEQRIVRYTDANGVGTARTEVVTRLPTAGQNHNGGGLGFGADGKLYWSIGDLGNGTGVNADLTSLAAKVGRANLDGTPANDNPFYDGVGPNNEYIWARGFRNPFTLTFQPATGELWSNTVGTDYEQVFVVSMRDHAGYSSYENNQPAGYLPPVIKYRTNGVDMRNLTAGGAVRSGGVTTFTTTRQHGFRKGEKLTLAGVDDASFNGTFYVASIPASPSATTFTVAQPGQPDASSGGGTATTQALGGSITGGTFYDATLFPPEYRGNYFFGDYNSGQVTRATLAADNSVATVDEWGTGFSSNVDMEVGPDGALYALGYNNGTVRRIAPSAPGQKLVVSGLNPRVVEGGRTAFTVRLAQAPTAAVTVQVTRAMGGSEDLSVASGASLTFSQADWSVPRVVTIAAAEDADSNADIATFTVTAAGLGEESARVTTIDNNAPRLVLSSSRVSVPENGTATFGVSLSKQPSGRVTVNVARTHGDADIMVQDGASLTFTSVDWNTPRTVTLWAASDADNLTGVATITVAAAGQDARSVEAVEVDDEPLAPVITSTPLTTAVVGIPFSYDVEAEARPAPLYELVGVPPPEGMTIDATTGLISWTPSAAGSADVIVRVSNGEAPDAEQAFTITVCVGDGNCALDQPDAGTGGEQVPEGGCGCGAAPVAPLAWLALGTLAFRRRRARGVQRVGQFEH from the coding sequence ATGCGTTCATCCCTCGTGACGTCGTTGTTGCTCCTGCTGTGGTGTTCCCCCTCATGGGCCGCGGTGCCCGAGGGCTTCTCGGAGACGAGCTACACGTCCAGCGAGCTGACGCCCGCCACGAGCATGGCCTGGGCGCCGGATGGCTCGGGCCGCCTGTTCATCACCCTCAAGAATGGCGTGGTGCGGACGGTGGCGATGAAGAACGGTGCCCTGGAGACGCAGGCGGGGACGAACACGCCCGTCTCCAGCGTGTTCGCGACGGAGCCCGCCATCTACACCAACAGCGAGTGCGGCCTCATCGGCATCGCGTTCGACCCGAACTACGTGGTCAACCGGTACGTCTACTTCTTCGTCACCGTCTCCTCCACCGAGCAGCGCATCGTCCGCTACACGGACGCCAATGGCGTGGGCACCGCGCGCACGGAGGTCGTCACCCGGCTGCCCACCGCCGGGCAGAACCATAACGGTGGCGGCCTGGGCTTCGGCGCGGACGGGAAGCTCTACTGGTCCATCGGCGACCTGGGCAACGGCACCGGTGTGAATGCCGACCTGACGTCGCTCGCGGCGAAGGTGGGGCGCGCCAACCTGGACGGCACGCCCGCCAACGACAACCCCTTCTATGACGGCGTGGGCCCCAACAACGAGTACATCTGGGCGAGAGGCTTCCGCAATCCGTTCACCCTCACCTTCCAACCGGCAACCGGGGAGCTGTGGAGCAACACCGTGGGCACGGACTACGAGCAGGTCTTCGTGGTGAGCATGAGAGACCACGCCGGCTACAGCAGCTACGAGAACAACCAGCCCGCCGGGTACCTCCCGCCGGTCATCAAGTACCGCACCAACGGCGTCGACATGCGCAACCTCACCGCGGGTGGGGCGGTGCGCAGCGGGGGCGTCACCACCTTCACCACCACCAGGCAGCACGGCTTCCGCAAGGGAGAGAAGCTCACCCTCGCGGGCGTGGACGACGCGAGCTTCAACGGTACCTTCTACGTCGCCAGCATCCCCGCCTCCCCCTCCGCCACCACCTTCACCGTGGCACAGCCGGGGCAGCCGGATGCGAGCAGCGGGGGCGGCACCGCGACGACGCAGGCGCTGGGCGGCTCCATCACCGGCGGCACCTTCTATGACGCCACGCTCTTCCCGCCGGAGTACCGCGGCAACTACTTCTTCGGGGACTACAACTCCGGGCAGGTGACTCGCGCCACGCTGGCGGCGGACAACTCGGTGGCCACGGTGGATGAGTGGGGCACGGGCTTCTCGTCGAACGTGGACATGGAGGTGGGGCCGGACGGAGCGCTGTATGCGCTCGGGTACAACAACGGCACCGTGCGCCGCATCGCCCCTTCCGCGCCCGGTCAGAAGTTGGTGGTGTCCGGACTCAACCCGCGCGTGGTGGAGGGCGGGCGCACCGCCTTCACCGTGCGCCTGGCCCAGGCGCCCACCGCGGCCGTCACGGTGCAGGTGACTCGGGCGATGGGTGGCTCGGAGGATTTGAGCGTCGCCAGCGGAGCGTCGCTCACCTTCTCCCAGGCGGACTGGAGCGTGCCTCGCGTGGTGACGATCGCGGCGGCGGAGGACGCGGACTCCAATGCGGACATCGCCACCTTCACGGTGACGGCGGCGGGACTGGGGGAAGAGTCAGCGAGGGTCACCACCATCGACAACAACGCCCCGAGGCTGGTGCTGTCCTCCTCACGGGTATCCGTCCCGGAGAACGGCACCGCCACCTTCGGCGTGTCGCTGTCCAAGCAGCCCTCGGGTCGCGTCACCGTCAACGTGGCCCGCACGCATGGCGACGCGGACATCATGGTGCAGGACGGGGCTTCGCTCACCTTCACTTCCGTCGACTGGAACACGCCCAGGACAGTCACGCTGTGGGCCGCGTCGGACGCGGACAACCTGACCGGGGTCGCCACCATCACCGTGGCCGCGGCGGGACAGGACGCGCGCTCGGTGGAGGCCGTCGAGGTGGATGATGAGCCGCTGGCCCCCGTCATCACCTCCACGCCCCTCACCACCGCGGTGGTGGGCATCCCCTTCAGCTACGACGTGGAGGCGGAGGCCCGGCCGGCCCCCCTGTATGAGTTGGTGGGCGTGCCGCCGCCAGAGGGGATGACCATCGACGCGACCACCGGCCTCATCTCCTGGACGCCCTCGGCGGCGGGCTCGGCGGACGTCATCGTGCGGGTGAGCAACGGCGAGGCGCCGGACGCGGAGCAGGCCTTCACCATCACGGTGTGCGTCGGTGACGGGAACTGCGCGCTGGACCAGCCGGACGCGGGGACGGGCGGGGAGCAGGTGCCGGAGGGCGGCTGCGGTTGCGGCGCGGCCCCGGTGGCGCCGCTCGCGTGGCTCGCGCTGGGCACGCTGGCATTCCGGCGGAGGCGGGCGCGCGGTGTACAGCGCGTTGGCCAGTTCGAACACTGA
- a CDS encoding M35 family metallo-endopeptidase, with translation MSKSVRGFKWLVGGIVGVSMLGACGAPAEGETASEQVDAQATGEVAVSLSVAKASLSAREDVAVTVTLTNISSEPVQLLKFYIPDGRLKEGLFEVTRNGEPVEYIGPHIKRAAPRPEDYITLQPGESLSGSAPVSGMYDLSETGSYTVRYAARSLEQHSAVLTKAAQLDSNLVNLWIEGRDSGLSELQAQGTVSAQGLSYSGACTSSEQSSISSALTYARTYANNASTYLNGISASTTRYKTWFGTFSSTNLTTARNHFTNIKNALANAAIVVDCSCNDSYYAYVYPTQPYKIYVCNAFWSAPTTGTDSKAGTLVHEMSHFNVVAGTDDHAYGQTAAKSLATSSPTRALDNADNHEYFAENTPSLP, from the coding sequence GTGAGCAAGAGCGTTCGCGGTTTCAAGTGGCTGGTGGGAGGAATCGTCGGTGTGTCCATGCTGGGCGCGTGTGGCGCTCCGGCCGAGGGCGAGACTGCCTCCGAGCAGGTCGACGCGCAGGCTACGGGCGAGGTGGCGGTGAGCCTGTCCGTGGCCAAGGCCTCCCTCAGCGCCCGCGAGGACGTGGCGGTGACGGTCACCCTCACCAACATCTCCTCGGAGCCGGTGCAACTGCTCAAGTTCTACATCCCGGATGGGCGCCTCAAGGAGGGCCTCTTCGAGGTGACGCGCAATGGCGAGCCCGTGGAGTACATCGGTCCGCACATCAAACGCGCGGCGCCGCGCCCCGAGGACTACATCACCCTGCAGCCCGGCGAGAGCCTGTCGGGCTCGGCGCCCGTCTCCGGCATGTATGATCTGTCCGAGACCGGCAGCTATACCGTCCGCTACGCGGCGCGCTCGCTGGAGCAGCACAGCGCGGTGCTCACCAAGGCGGCGCAGCTCGACTCGAACCTCGTGAACCTGTGGATCGAGGGCCGTGACAGCGGCCTGTCCGAGCTCCAGGCGCAGGGCACCGTGTCCGCCCAGGGCCTGTCGTACTCCGGCGCCTGCACCAGCTCCGAGCAGTCGTCGATCAGCTCGGCGCTGACGTACGCGAGGACCTACGCGAACAACGCGTCGACCTACCTCAACGGCATCTCCGCCAGCACCACGCGCTACAAGACATGGTTCGGCACCTTCTCGAGCACCAACCTGACCACGGCGCGCAACCACTTCACCAACATCAAGAACGCCCTGGCCAACGCGGCGATCGTGGTCGACTGCAGCTGCAACGACAGCTACTACGCCTACGTGTACCCGACCCAGCCGTACAAGATCTACGTGTGCAACGCCTTCTGGAGCGCCCCCACGACGGGCACGGACTCCAAGGCGGGCACGCTGGTCCACGAGATGAGCCACTTCAACGTGGTGGCGGGCACGGATGACCACGCCTACGGGCAGACCGCGGCCAAGAGCCTGGCGACCTCCAGCCCCACCCGGGCGCTGGACAACGCGGACAACCATGAATACTTCGCGGAGAACACGCCCTCCCTGCCGTGA
- the tesB gene encoding acyl-CoA thioesterase II, translating into MSRVLEDLLELLKLEAIEENLFRGRSQDLGYRQLFGGQVLGQSLSAASQTVAPERHVHSLHGYFLRPGDASLPVVYTVTRVRDGGSFTTRSVTAIQKGQPIFTMMASFQGDEPGFEHQAKMPAVPGPEEFPVDRELLRRKAHLIPERVRDKLLCDKPIEIRPVTQVDPFDPKVCEPIRYVWFRADGPLPEDPQVHKYVLAYASDFNLITTALQPHGASFMQRNMQMASLDHALWFHANVRVNDWLLYAMDSPWAGNARGLSRGHIFTREGRLVASVAQEGLVRVRQDVR; encoded by the coding sequence ATGAGTCGAGTTCTGGAGGATCTGCTGGAGCTTCTGAAGTTGGAGGCCATCGAGGAGAACCTGTTCCGTGGCCGGAGCCAGGACCTCGGGTACCGGCAGCTCTTCGGTGGACAGGTGCTCGGTCAGTCGCTCTCGGCGGCCAGCCAGACGGTGGCGCCCGAGCGCCATGTCCACTCGCTGCACGGTTACTTCCTGCGCCCCGGCGACGCCAGCCTGCCCGTGGTCTACACCGTCACACGTGTGCGTGATGGTGGCAGCTTCACCACCCGCAGCGTGACGGCCATCCAGAAGGGCCAGCCCATCTTCACCATGATGGCCTCCTTCCAGGGCGACGAGCCCGGTTTCGAGCACCAGGCGAAGATGCCGGCGGTGCCCGGGCCGGAGGAGTTCCCGGTGGACCGCGAGCTGCTGCGCCGCAAGGCCCACCTCATCCCCGAGCGGGTGCGGGACAAGCTCCTGTGCGACAAGCCGATCGAGATCCGCCCGGTGACGCAGGTGGACCCGTTCGATCCCAAGGTGTGCGAGCCCATCAGGTACGTGTGGTTCCGCGCCGACGGGCCGCTCCCGGAGGATCCGCAGGTGCACAAGTACGTGCTGGCCTACGCCTCCGACTTCAACCTCATCACCACCGCGCTCCAGCCGCATGGCGCCAGCTTCATGCAGCGCAACATGCAGATGGCGAGCCTCGACCACGCCCTGTGGTTCCACGCCAACGTGCGCGTGAACGATTGGCTCCTGTACGCCATGGACAGCCCCTGGGCGGGCAATGCCCGAGGGCTGTCGCGCGGGCACATCTTCACCCGGGAGGGGCGCCTGGTGGCGTCCGTGGCCCAGGAGGGCCTCGTTCGCGTGCGTCAGGACGTGCGCTGA
- a CDS encoding 2OG-Fe(II) oxygenase has protein sequence MLIDFSARLRPNPSMRFQPPWSGAFRLQSFFHRTPDALPVDAIEAIRSAILGSSLLGETNLSSHFSGTYGFSVTFRREALSEVTDRFPAFAPFLQAAILPECNAFLLNPLLVQNGRGVDAHLDRSMTFYGAGADGPLAVSVLYVQVPEQLAGGELRLYHRGARVAALAPLPRSLVTFRGDLVHEVVAVEAGAPELSAARISLVVEQYRMPEALLMKVPRFQLRTREGALA, from the coding sequence GTGCTGATCGACTTCTCGGCCCGGCTGAGGCCAAATCCCTCCATGCGCTTCCAGCCACCGTGGAGCGGAGCCTTCCGTCTCCAGAGCTTCTTCCACCGCACGCCCGACGCCCTGCCCGTGGACGCCATCGAGGCCATCCGGTCGGCCATCCTGGGCTCCTCCCTGCTGGGCGAGACCAACCTGTCCTCCCATTTCTCGGGGACCTATGGCTTCTCGGTGACGTTCCGACGCGAGGCCCTCTCCGAGGTGACGGACCGCTTCCCCGCCTTCGCCCCGTTCCTCCAGGCCGCGATCCTGCCGGAGTGCAACGCGTTCCTGCTCAACCCGCTCCTGGTCCAGAACGGGCGCGGGGTGGATGCGCACCTGGATCGCAGCATGACCTTCTACGGAGCGGGCGCCGACGGCCCGCTCGCCGTGAGCGTGCTCTACGTCCAGGTGCCCGAGCAGCTCGCGGGGGGCGAGCTGCGGCTGTATCACCGCGGCGCGAGGGTGGCGGCGTTGGCGCCCCTGCCACGCTCGCTGGTGACGTTCCGGGGAGACCTGGTGCACGAGGTGGTGGCGGTCGAGGCCGGGGCTCCGGAGCTCTCGGCGGCGCGCATCAGCCTGGTGGTCGAGCAATACCGCATGCCGGAAGCGCTGCTCATGAAGGTGCCCCGGTTCCAACTGCGGACCCGGGAGGGAGCGCTGGCATGA
- a CDS encoding M4 family metallopeptidase, protein MAESLSTLRAQKTRLGLNDGDDFRMSGAHTDRFGLTHSHFQQLHQGVPVWGAMAITHLDPSGRSLPVTADGLRTGIRMSTQPTVDAASAISLATLEISPRGLMGAEPSAELVIYPETRRVNLAPHKSFKQLNAADFRQEVVGYRLAWHVHVELDNPQDGIAHTDLLLDARSGEVLKKWSSLQTSAAIGKGNSQHNGSVQLNVWKNAEGLYELRDTTRALGEGLRTYDVNHADLQNGAEATLTLYTDPDNTWGDGANYVPGQPTLGDNGQTAAVDAHYGLQATWDYYLKIHGRLGIDNAGTPTFNRVHVSNLYNNAFWNSSCFCMSYGDGSYPGDPTGSKSLAALDVSAHELSHGVMSQTAALIYSGESGGLNEANSDIFGTMTEFWVRNGQGSTIGDGTKGNWFIGESLNPYAPMRYMHKPSLDGVSVDAWYPGIENIDVHFSSGPMNRAFYFLSQGADKASFGLETSSEYLPEGMEGIGNDKAAAIWYRAITVYMFPSANYLVARTASLRSAADLFGAASNEYRAVQNAFAAINVGYTANTYDDRMAPSVTASVSGTAPGLQLHALGTDNVGITRVEFLVDGAIVGTDSSLPFTVPLDTTTLSNGTHQLVVKAYDLAGNVGPSAPYSFNVANSFDQLLRDPGFEKAGEGWEADPRGNINHPVTGAHTGQGYVWLNGYGTVHVDNLYQDVTIPASAARASLTFYLELTTAEPATAARDTLVVQVRSTSGEVLETLATWSNLDATLGWVQRSFDLSAYAGQTVRIYLEGNEDATLGTSFKLDDFTLRVSGSADSETPSVTAQAVVVGGKVGLFANVSDNGHVDAVEFFLDGASVGTASNVFTHVVDASSLSNGAHTVMARAVDAAGNVGESALVAFFLDRNQQQRVLNPGFEDSTAAGQALWPITTTLTGSSRFFTNSSFAHTGARFFLFWSNLGPHTSSVGQTLTIPADSTSAIYSFWLRLHNSAFTDGEAHHTLIAKVRDSSGTALRTLQSFSNLDDTAGDYYEHRFDLSAYRGQTIQLVFEANQTEAPQLPDGVTQMFLDDVTLTTTSTPDTLAPQLTASVSGTYGKTVQLHAAVSDNVWTSRLEFSVDGNPVATRTDPHGSYTEPFDAADLTNGPHTLTVKAVDISGNESTAEVAFDIFNSKVEDVAGPTVSVGLEGMFETTVLKAEATDDTGVTAVEFYVDGAFKGRALAPPYTLPFSLLPLSPGEHTLEAVAYDAYGHSNKASTTFTSEAVSVSVGSPFIVVPVGGSATLTASVAHAVDTSFTWVLKEGRICGSLSADGVYTAPTATGFCHATATSTVAPGASATTTIKVFTGDLNGDHVVDGEDMGRMARAYGATDSDAPLYSEDVDLDASSSVDDNDVTLFVSQFGR, encoded by the coding sequence GTGGCCGAATCCCTTTCGACGCTGCGAGCGCAGAAGACCCGCCTCGGGCTGAACGACGGGGATGACTTCCGGATGTCCGGCGCCCATACGGACCGCTTCGGCCTCACGCACTCCCACTTCCAGCAACTCCACCAGGGCGTGCCGGTCTGGGGGGCCATGGCCATCACCCACCTGGATCCAAGCGGACGGAGCCTGCCGGTGACGGCGGACGGGCTGCGCACGGGCATCCGCATGTCCACCCAGCCCACGGTGGACGCGGCCAGCGCCATCTCCCTGGCGACCCTGGAGATCTCCCCGCGCGGCCTGATGGGTGCCGAGCCGAGCGCCGAGCTCGTCATCTACCCGGAGACGCGCCGGGTGAACCTCGCGCCGCACAAGTCCTTCAAGCAGCTGAACGCGGCGGACTTCAGGCAGGAGGTGGTGGGCTACCGGCTCGCCTGGCACGTCCACGTCGAGCTGGACAACCCCCAGGATGGCATCGCCCACACGGACCTCCTTCTCGACGCGCGTTCCGGCGAGGTGCTGAAGAAGTGGAGCTCGCTGCAGACCTCGGCGGCCATTGGAAAGGGCAACTCCCAGCACAACGGGAGCGTGCAGCTCAACGTCTGGAAGAACGCCGAGGGCCTCTACGAGCTGCGCGACACGACCCGCGCGCTCGGCGAGGGCCTGCGGACCTATGACGTGAACCACGCCGATCTGCAGAACGGCGCCGAGGCCACGCTCACCCTGTACACGGACCCCGACAACACCTGGGGTGACGGGGCGAACTACGTCCCCGGACAGCCCACGCTCGGCGACAACGGCCAGACGGCCGCCGTGGATGCGCACTACGGCCTGCAGGCCACGTGGGACTACTACCTGAAGATCCACGGCCGCCTGGGCATCGACAACGCCGGCACCCCCACCTTCAACCGGGTGCACGTCAGCAACCTCTACAACAACGCCTTCTGGAACAGCTCGTGCTTCTGCATGAGCTACGGCGACGGCTCCTACCCGGGCGACCCCACGGGCTCCAAGTCGCTCGCCGCGCTCGACGTGTCGGCCCACGAGCTGAGCCACGGCGTCATGTCGCAGACGGCCGCGCTCATCTACTCCGGCGAGTCCGGCGGCCTGAACGAGGCCAACTCCGACATCTTCGGCACCATGACGGAGTTCTGGGTGCGCAACGGCCAGGGCTCCACCATCGGAGATGGCACCAAGGGCAACTGGTTCATCGGCGAGAGCCTGAACCCGTACGCTCCGATGCGCTACATGCACAAGCCGAGTCTGGACGGCGTGAGCGTGGATGCCTGGTACCCCGGCATCGAGAACATCGACGTCCACTTCAGCAGCGGCCCGATGAACCGCGCCTTCTACTTCCTGTCCCAGGGCGCGGACAAGGCGAGCTTCGGGCTCGAGACCTCCAGCGAGTACCTGCCCGAGGGCATGGAGGGGATCGGCAACGACAAGGCGGCGGCCATCTGGTACCGGGCCATCACCGTCTACATGTTCCCGTCAGCCAACTACCTGGTGGCCCGCACGGCGTCCCTGCGGTCGGCGGCGGACCTCTTCGGCGCCGCGTCCAACGAGTACCGCGCGGTGCAGAACGCCTTCGCCGCCATCAACGTGGGCTACACCGCCAACACCTATGATGACCGGATGGCGCCGTCCGTCACCGCGAGCGTCTCGGGCACCGCCCCTGGCCTCCAGCTGCACGCCCTGGGCACGGACAACGTGGGCATCACGCGCGTGGAGTTCCTCGTCGACGGGGCCATCGTGGGCACGGATTCCTCGCTGCCCTTCACGGTGCCGCTCGACACCACCACGCTCTCCAACGGAACGCACCAGTTGGTGGTGAAGGCCTACGACCTGGCTGGCAACGTGGGCCCGTCGGCGCCCTACTCCTTCAACGTGGCCAACAGCTTCGATCAGCTCCTGAGGGATCCGGGCTTCGAGAAGGCTGGCGAGGGATGGGAGGCCGATCCCCGCGGCAACATCAACCATCCCGTGACCGGCGCGCACACGGGCCAGGGTTACGTCTGGCTCAACGGGTACGGCACCGTCCACGTGGACAACCTCTACCAGGACGTCACCATCCCCGCCTCCGCCGCGCGGGCCTCGCTGACCTTCTACCTCGAGCTCACCACCGCGGAGCCGGCCACCGCCGCCAGGGACACCCTGGTGGTGCAGGTGCGCAGCACCTCGGGAGAGGTGCTGGAGACGCTCGCCACCTGGTCCAACCTGGACGCGACGCTCGGGTGGGTGCAGCGCAGCTTCGACCTCTCCGCCTACGCGGGCCAGACCGTCCGCATCTACCTGGAGGGCAACGAGGACGCCACGCTCGGCACCAGCTTCAAGCTGGATGACTTCACGCTGCGCGTGAGCGGCTCCGCCGACTCCGAGACACCTTCCGTGACGGCCCAGGCCGTCGTGGTGGGCGGCAAGGTGGGGCTCTTCGCGAACGTGTCGGACAACGGCCATGTCGACGCCGTCGAGTTCTTCCTGGATGGTGCGTCGGTGGGGACCGCGTCCAACGTGTTCACCCACGTGGTGGACGCCTCGTCGCTGTCCAACGGCGCGCACACCGTCATGGCCCGAGCCGTGGACGCGGCCGGCAACGTGGGGGAGTCGGCCCTGGTGGCGTTCTTCCTCGACCGCAACCAACAGCAGCGGGTGCTGAACCCCGGCTTCGAGGACTCGACCGCCGCGGGTCAGGCGCTCTGGCCGATCACCACGACCCTGACTGGCTCGTCCCGCTTCTTCACGAACAGCTCGTTCGCCCACACGGGCGCGAGGTTCTTCCTCTTCTGGTCGAACCTGGGCCCCCACACGTCGTCCGTGGGCCAGACCCTCACCATCCCAGCGGACTCCACCTCGGCCATCTACAGCTTCTGGCTGCGCCTCCACAACAGCGCGTTCACCGATGGGGAGGCGCACCACACCCTCATCGCGAAGGTGCGGGACTCCAGCGGCACGGCTCTGAGGACGCTCCAGTCCTTCTCCAACCTGGATGACACCGCCGGCGACTACTATGAGCACCGCTTCGATCTGAGCGCCTACAGGGGCCAGACGATCCAGCTCGTCTTCGAGGCCAACCAGACGGAGGCGCCGCAGCTCCCGGATGGCGTCACCCAGATGTTCCTCGACGACGTGACGCTGACCACCACGAGCACGCCGGACACGCTGGCGCCCCAGCTCACCGCGTCCGTCAGTGGCACCTACGGGAAGACGGTCCAACTCCACGCCGCCGTGAGCGACAACGTCTGGACGTCGCGCCTGGAGTTCTCCGTGGACGGCAACCCGGTGGCCACGCGCACGGATCCCCATGGCAGCTACACGGAGCCGTTCGACGCGGCCGACCTGACCAACGGTCCCCACACCCTGACGGTCAAGGCGGTGGACATCTCGGGCAACGAGAGCACCGCGGAGGTGGCCTTCGACATCTTCAACTCCAAGGTGGAGGACGTGGCCGGCCCCACTGTCAGCGTGGGCCTGGAGGGCATGTTCGAGACGACGGTCCTGAAGGCCGAGGCCACCGACGACACGGGCGTCACCGCCGTGGAGTTCTACGTGGATGGCGCGTTCAAGGGCCGGGCCCTGGCACCGCCCTACACGCTCCCCTTCAGCCTCCTCCCGCTGTCGCCCGGCGAGCACACCCTGGAGGCGGTCGCGTACGACGCCTACGGCCACTCCAACAAGGCCTCGACCACCTTCACGAGCGAGGCCGTCTCCGTGAGCGTCGGGTCGCCCTTCATCGTGGTGCCGGTGGGCGGCTCGGCCACCCTCACCGCGAGCGTCGCCCATGCGGTGGACACGTCATTCACCTGGGTCCTGAAGGAAGGACGCATCTGCGGTTCCCTCTCCGCGGATGGCGTCTACACCGCGCCCACCGCGACGGGCTTCTGCCACGCCACGGCCACCAGCACCGTCGCCCCCGGAGCGAGCGCTACGACGACCATCAAGGTCTTCACCGGCGATCTCAACGGAGATCATGTCGTGGACGGAGAGGACATGGGCCGGATGGCCCGGGCCTACGGCGCCACCGACTCCGACGCCCCGCTCTACAGCGAGGACGTGGATCTCGATGCGAGCAGCTCCGTGGACGACAACGACGTCACCCTCTTCGTCAGCCAGTTCGGACGGTAA
- a CDS encoding protease, producing the protein MASPLECSLSVPPSVRAGEPVEVRFQLTNRTARPLFVLKWRTPLEGLRGNDFQVTRDGTDIPYQGPMVKRGNPSAESYVAIAPGASVEARVELTLAYEMNQPGHYRIEFRNQLMDVADQQSDVPRSLDQLQSMPVQCPVIETTITAP; encoded by the coding sequence ATGGCATCGCCCCTGGAGTGCTCGTTGAGCGTGCCTCCGAGTGTGCGTGCGGGTGAGCCCGTGGAGGTTCGTTTCCAGCTCACCAACCGCACGGCGCGGCCCCTGTTCGTGCTCAAATGGCGTACGCCGCTCGAGGGCCTGCGCGGCAATGACTTCCAGGTGACCCGCGACGGCACCGACATTCCCTACCAGGGGCCGATGGTGAAGCGGGGCAACCCGTCGGCGGAGAGCTACGTGGCGATCGCGCCCGGTGCGTCGGTGGAGGCCCGGGTGGAGCTGACCCTGGCCTACGAGATGAACCAGCCGGGGCACTATCGCATCGAGTTCCGCAACCAGCTCATGGATGTCGCCGACCAGCAGTCGGACGTGCCCCGGAGCCTGGATCAGCTCCAGTCCATGCCGGTGCAGTGCCCGGTGATCGAGACGACGATCACCGCGCCCTAG
- a CDS encoding SRPBCC family protein → MSDMRELTMEWWVGQSREQVFAAIEDPFRMRRWYGAPPGGHRLGEEGNDEEDGPFRVNLLDAKGAPLTQTGRILEMYPRMGFLMELSWDGGDLGHETTRVTFTLLPDGEGTRIKIRQGPFSSREVEEAYRAYWDVNVGRLIRVASGETVPCFEEFWEESNGFVEPLGMAAYTVLAGMREAGAAPELIAQMEETLYTHLSRVPEETAKVLGTVLRARLNQ, encoded by the coding sequence ATGAGCGACATGCGCGAGTTGACGATGGAGTGGTGGGTGGGCCAGAGCCGGGAGCAGGTCTTCGCGGCCATCGAGGACCCCTTCCGGATGCGACGCTGGTACGGGGCCCCACCGGGAGGCCATCGCCTTGGAGAGGAGGGAAACGACGAAGAGGACGGGCCGTTCCGGGTGAATCTGCTCGATGCGAAGGGCGCTCCCCTGACGCAGACCGGCCGCATCCTCGAGATGTACCCTCGCATGGGATTCTTGATGGAGCTGAGCTGGGACGGCGGGGACCTCGGCCACGAGACGACCCGCGTCACCTTCACCCTCCTCCCCGATGGCGAGGGGACTCGCATCAAGATCCGCCAGGGACCGTTCTCGAGCCGGGAGGTCGAGGAGGCCTACAGGGCATACTGGGACGTCAACGTGGGACGCCTGATCCGCGTCGCCTCTGGAGAGACCGTGCCCTGCTTCGAGGAGTTCTGGGAGGAGTCGAATGGCTTCGTCGAGCCGCTCGGCATGGCGGCCTATACCGTCCTGGCCGGCATGCGGGAGGCCGGTGCGGCGCCCGAGCTCATCGCTCAAATGGAGGAGACGCTCTACACGCACCTCTCCCGCGTGCCGGAGGAGACCGCGAAGGTGTTGGGAACGGTCCTCCGCGCGCGCCTCAACCAATAG